A region from the Streptomyces sp. 3214.6 genome encodes:
- a CDS encoding alpha/beta fold hydrolase, which produces MPTPTRLLAAAVTAAACLGVTAVPADATAQSDAVVSRGVTIPTFYNPPATLPAADGALVRSEPLPLALSLPGVDGPLPGTATRLMYKSTDSAGRPMAVTGAYIEPSARWKGGGARPLVAVAPGTMGQGDQCSASLGLEHPLLVNGQTLSVGYEDLAIYRLLARGIAVVVTDYTGLGSTDRLHTYVNRVDEAHAVLDAVRAARALDGTSLTAASRVALFGYSQGGGATAAAAELQPSYAPDVTLAGTYTGAPPADLVSVTRAIDGSDLAGALGWAVNGFLESDPALEPIADAHLNAAGRAALKDLSTMCVGDALLAYNSARSTAWTTDGRSIGDVVQSEPALKAFLADQRIGALEPTSPVRLATGTADDLVPHAQARSLAAAWCAKGADVTYKPVILPSVGRALINHFTPLLVDQGDAISWLTDRLNGRPAHSNCAALPLLP; this is translated from the coding sequence ATGCCCACCCCCACCCGCCTGCTGGCCGCAGCCGTCACCGCGGCCGCCTGCCTCGGCGTCACCGCCGTACCCGCCGACGCCACAGCGCAGTCGGACGCCGTGGTCTCGCGCGGCGTCACCATCCCCACGTTCTACAACCCGCCCGCCACGCTCCCGGCGGCCGACGGCGCCCTGGTCCGCTCCGAACCACTGCCCCTCGCGCTGAGCCTGCCGGGCGTCGACGGACCGCTGCCCGGCACCGCGACCCGGCTGATGTACAAGTCCACGGACTCCGCCGGCCGGCCCATGGCGGTCACCGGCGCCTACATCGAGCCGTCGGCCCGCTGGAAGGGCGGTGGAGCACGGCCGCTGGTCGCCGTGGCACCCGGCACCATGGGCCAGGGCGACCAGTGCTCGGCCTCCCTCGGCCTGGAACACCCGCTCCTGGTCAACGGCCAGACGCTGTCCGTAGGTTACGAGGACCTGGCGATCTACCGTCTCCTCGCGCGGGGCATCGCCGTCGTCGTCACGGACTACACGGGGCTGGGCTCGACGGACCGGCTGCACACCTACGTCAACCGGGTCGACGAGGCGCACGCCGTACTGGACGCCGTCCGCGCGGCCCGTGCCCTCGACGGTACATCGCTCACGGCCGCCTCCCGGGTGGCGCTGTTCGGCTACAGCCAGGGCGGCGGGGCCACAGCGGCCGCCGCCGAACTGCAACCCTCCTACGCCCCCGACGTCACCCTCGCCGGAACCTACACAGGGGCCCCGCCCGCCGACCTGGTCTCCGTCACCAGGGCCATCGACGGCAGTGATCTTGCCGGAGCGCTGGGCTGGGCGGTGAACGGGTTTCTGGAGTCCGACCCCGCCCTCGAGCCAATCGCCGACGCGCACCTCAACGCGGCCGGCCGCGCCGCGCTCAAGGACCTGTCGACGATGTGCGTCGGCGACGCCCTCCTCGCCTACAACTCGGCGCGCAGCACAGCCTGGACGACGGACGGGCGGTCCATCGGCGACGTCGTCCAGTCGGAGCCGGCGCTGAAGGCGTTCCTGGCCGACCAGCGCATCGGCGCCCTCGAACCGACGTCTCCGGTGCGGCTGGCGACCGGCACCGCCGACGATCTGGTGCCGCACGCGCAGGCGCGCTCGCTCGCCGCGGCCTGGTGCGCCAAGGGCGCCGACGTCACGTACAAGCCGGTGATCCTGCCGAGCGTGGGCCGGGCCCTGATCAACCACTTCACGCCGTTGCTCGTCGACCAGGGCGACGCGATCTCCTGGCTCACCGACCGGCTCAACGGGCGCCCCGCCCACTCCAACTGCGCCGCCCTCCCCCTCCTGCCCTGA
- a CDS encoding molybdenum cofactor biosysynthesis protein, translating into MTEVEVVELLVSASHRFAGRPADGPSDGPDDELVREVQVRRGLGLVGDRYFGRPAHRDASVTLMAAENLPRHIDAAVGLRQTRRNVLLRGVDIDAYVGSTVVLDGAAGPVAFAVNRPARPCAWLDVTIGPGAQRALRGKGGVRCTPLSDGVLVLGRATFEVVDASAVRA; encoded by the coding sequence ATGACCGAGGTCGAGGTGGTGGAGCTGCTGGTGTCGGCGTCGCACCGGTTCGCGGGGCGCCCCGCGGACGGGCCGTCGGACGGCCCGGACGACGAGCTCGTGCGGGAGGTTCAGGTCCGTCGCGGTCTCGGGCTGGTCGGCGACCGCTACTTCGGCCGCCCGGCCCATCGGGACGCGTCGGTGACCCTCATGGCCGCGGAGAACCTCCCGCGGCACATCGACGCGGCCGTGGGTCTCCGGCAGACGCGCCGGAACGTCCTGCTGCGGGGCGTCGACATCGACGCCTATGTCGGCTCGACCGTCGTCCTCGACGGCGCGGCCGGTCCCGTGGCGTTCGCCGTGAACCGTCCGGCGCGCCCCTGCGCGTGGCTGGACGTCACCATCGGCCCCGGCGCCCAGCGCGCCCTGCGCGGCAAAGGCGGCGTGCGGTGTACGCCGTTGTCGGACGGTGTGCTCGTCCTGGGCCGGGCTACGTTCGAGGTCGTCGACGCGTCTGCCGTCCGGGCCTGA
- a CDS encoding ATP-binding protein — protein MAGVPPDQRFSASDGTPAETTVALDGKDGCIARARQLTGDFLTRVRRPGGPPVSVGAVDLSQLVVSELVTNALRYAPGPVLLQLRVSGGTVEIAVWDSDPVLPAPCAPDPTRVGQHGLEIVRAVAEEFEVVRVPVGKRIVARLGLTDAR, from the coding sequence ATGGCAGGTGTCCCGCCCGACCAGCGTTTCTCCGCATCCGACGGGACCCCTGCCGAGACGACGGTGGCACTTGACGGCAAGGACGGTTGTATCGCCCGGGCGCGGCAGCTCACGGGCGACTTCCTCACCCGCGTGCGGCGCCCGGGCGGTCCGCCCGTGTCGGTGGGGGCCGTGGACCTTTCCCAGCTCGTGGTGAGCGAGCTGGTCACCAACGCGCTCAGATACGCGCCCGGGCCGGTCCTGCTGCAACTGCGTGTCAGCGGTGGCACGGTGGAGATCGCCGTCTGGGACAGCGATCCGGTGCTGCCGGCACCCTGCGCACCGGATCCGACGCGGGTCGGCCAGCACGGCCTGGAGATCGTGCGGGCCGTGGCGGAGGAATTCGAGGTCGTACGGGTGCCGGTGGGCAAACGGATCGTCGCCCGACTCGGCCTGACCGACGCACGATGA
- a CDS encoding RNA polymerase sigma factor, with translation MAGAERLPSGPAAAVRDPELFEEFYRRHVDAVLRFVARRVDDPHTAADLTAEIFLTVLHSAHSYRPHLGSETAWLFGIARNVVSSERRRVAREAERDLRFSGRRLLEADDIVRIEDRLDAESPGRRALAALARLPEGERAVMELIAVDQLTVTEAAAALGIRQVTARVRLHRARKTLRKEADVEAADANPTAAGTSSTHATTPDASTLYIARGEA, from the coding sequence GTGGCCGGCGCGGAACGGTTACCGAGTGGGCCCGCCGCGGCGGTGCGCGACCCGGAGCTCTTCGAGGAGTTCTACCGGCGCCACGTGGACGCGGTGCTGCGTTTCGTGGCGCGCCGGGTCGACGACCCGCACACCGCGGCCGACCTGACGGCGGAGATCTTCCTGACCGTCCTGCACTCGGCCCACTCCTACCGGCCGCACCTCGGCAGTGAGACGGCCTGGCTGTTCGGCATCGCCCGCAATGTGGTGTCGTCGGAGCGTCGCCGGGTCGCGCGGGAGGCGGAGCGCGATCTGCGTTTCTCCGGGCGGAGGCTGCTGGAGGCCGACGACATCGTCCGTATCGAGGACAGACTCGACGCGGAGAGCCCGGGGCGGCGCGCCCTGGCCGCGCTGGCACGGCTCCCCGAGGGCGAGCGGGCCGTCATGGAGCTGATCGCGGTGGACCAGCTGACGGTCACCGAGGCGGCGGCTGCGCTGGGCATACGCCAGGTCACGGCCCGCGTACGACTGCACCGGGCGCGCAAGACGCTGCGCAAGGAGGCGGACGTCGAGGCCGCGGACGCGAACCCGACGGCCGCGGGAACGAGCTCCACGCACGCCACGACGCCGGACGCATCGACGCTGTACATCGCAAGGGGGGAAGCATGA
- a CDS encoding acyltransferase family protein: MEPPPVIRPSLQPSPSAIARSPASRLGWLDALRGIAALVVVLDHSSAAFLPEFRQEVMPQFNLGRYGIMVFFLVSGYIIPASLERRGCVRSFWIGRVFRVYPLWAAAVTGVLVLNLLGIAELRDGLGRQSLTAVAVAHVTLLQELLGTPSVLLVLWTLSYEMAFYLLVVALFTAGRHQRSAAVAVTLAGFAAVSATAGVTLPASALSGAVGTGPLIALTSVAMVLAVCWASAGSPALRVVGGVLGGVSALVLVVFNGTVPLWEGLVILSVMFLGTAVHRAEHGRSSWRRAAVTAAVVLGCAVGSAYGQGDDAHFTRRGWILAFLLAALTFGVGLAARHRRVPRELIGLGATSYSVYLLHPVLLAVTDGTIGRWRQDSPTLELAFFAVLLPLCVLTHRYIEVPGQAWGRRLARRRRPDSRRAAQPM, encoded by the coding sequence ATGGAACCCCCGCCCGTCATCCGCCCATCCCTACAGCCGTCACCCTCCGCGATCGCCCGGTCACCCGCCTCCCGTCTGGGCTGGCTCGACGCGTTGCGCGGCATCGCCGCACTCGTCGTGGTGCTCGACCACTCGTCGGCGGCGTTCCTGCCGGAGTTCCGGCAGGAAGTGATGCCGCAGTTCAACCTCGGCCGGTACGGCATCATGGTGTTCTTCCTGGTGAGCGGCTATATCATCCCCGCGTCGCTGGAGCGCCGGGGCTGTGTCCGGTCCTTCTGGATCGGACGGGTCTTCCGCGTGTACCCGCTGTGGGCGGCGGCCGTCACCGGGGTCCTCGTCCTGAATCTGCTGGGCATCGCCGAGCTGCGTGACGGTCTGGGCCGACAGAGCCTCACCGCCGTGGCCGTCGCCCATGTCACCCTGCTCCAAGAGCTGCTGGGGACGCCGAGCGTCCTGCTCGTCCTGTGGACGCTCTCCTACGAGATGGCCTTCTATCTGCTGGTCGTCGCCCTCTTCACGGCCGGTCGGCACCAGCGGTCGGCGGCGGTCGCCGTCACCCTCGCCGGGTTCGCCGCCGTGAGCGCGACAGCGGGGGTCACCCTGCCGGCCTCGGCGCTCTCCGGCGCGGTCGGTACCGGCCCGCTGATCGCGCTCACCTCGGTCGCCATGGTGCTCGCCGTCTGCTGGGCGAGCGCCGGGTCACCCGCACTGCGGGTGGTCGGCGGGGTGCTGGGCGGGGTGTCGGCGCTCGTCCTGGTCGTCTTCAACGGCACGGTGCCCCTGTGGGAGGGGCTGGTGATCCTCTCCGTGATGTTCCTCGGCACCGCCGTCCACCGGGCCGAGCACGGCCGGAGCAGTTGGCGGCGCGCGGCCGTCACCGCCGCCGTGGTGCTCGGGTGCGCCGTGGGGAGCGCGTACGGCCAGGGCGACGACGCCCACTTCACCCGGCGCGGCTGGATCCTGGCGTTCCTGCTGGCCGCGCTCACCTTCGGAGTGGGACTGGCCGCGCGCCACCGGCGCGTACCACGCGAGCTGATCGGACTGGGAGCGACCAGCTACTCGGTCTATCTGCTGCATCCCGTGCTGCTGGCGGTGACCGACGGCACGATCGGCCGGTGGCGACAGGACAGTCCGACGCTCGAGCTGGCGTTCTTCGCCGTGCTGCTGCCGTTGTGCGTACTGACCCACCGTTACATCGAAGTGCCGGGCCAGGCATGGGGCCGCAGGCTGGCACGACGTCGTCGGCCGGACTCGCGCAGAGCCGCTCAGCCGATGTGA
- a CDS encoding chitosanase yields MPTPTPTPTPTPTPTPAPTSRRLFLALTGALAAASLLDALPATAAPTAKGLDDPAKKEIAMKLVSSAENSSLDWKAQYRYIEDIGDGRGYTAGIIGFCSGTGDMLDLVQLYTDRKPGNVLAKYLPALRAVNGTDSHAGLDPNYPKDWRKAAQDTAFQQAQNDERDRVYFNPAVQQGKTDGLRVLGQFAYYDAIVMHGDGTDSTSFRNIRRRALTKAKPPAQGGDETKYLNAFLDARVWAMKQEEAHSDTSRVDTAQRVFLRKGNLDLDPPLDWKVYGDSYHIG; encoded by the coding sequence ATGCCTACCCCCACCCCCACCCCCACCCCCACCCCCACCCCCACCCCCGCTCCCACCTCCCGCCGCCTCTTCCTCGCCCTCACCGGCGCCCTGGCGGCAGCCTCCCTCCTCGACGCCCTCCCGGCGACCGCGGCCCCCACCGCCAAGGGCCTCGACGACCCGGCGAAGAAGGAGATCGCCATGAAGCTGGTGTCGAGCGCGGAGAACTCCTCGCTCGACTGGAAGGCCCAGTACCGGTACATCGAGGACATCGGCGACGGCCGCGGCTACACCGCGGGCATCATCGGTTTCTGCTCCGGCACCGGCGACATGCTCGACCTCGTACAGCTCTACACCGACCGCAAGCCCGGCAACGTCCTCGCCAAGTACCTGCCCGCCCTGCGCGCCGTCAACGGCACCGACTCGCACGCCGGCCTCGACCCGAACTACCCGAAGGACTGGCGCAAGGCCGCCCAGGACACGGCGTTCCAGCAGGCCCAGAACGACGAACGCGACCGCGTCTACTTCAACCCGGCCGTCCAGCAGGGCAAGACGGACGGACTGCGCGTTCTGGGCCAGTTCGCCTACTACGACGCCATCGTCATGCACGGTGACGGCACCGACTCCACCAGTTTCCGCAACATCCGGCGGCGCGCGCTGACCAAGGCGAAGCCGCCGGCCCAGGGCGGCGACGAGACGAAGTATCTGAACGCCTTCCTCGACGCCCGGGTCTGGGCCATGAAACAGGAGGAGGCACACAGCGACACCAGTCGCGTCGACACGGCCCAGCGCGTGTTCCTGCGCAAGGGCAACCTCGACCTCGACCCGCCCCTGGACTGGAAGGTGTACGGCGACAGCTATCACATCGGCTGA
- a CDS encoding tryptorubin family RiPP precursor: MFGALKRKIVGEKSLKAYAWYLWY, encoded by the coding sequence ATGTTCGGGGCACTGAAAAGGAAGATCGTCGGCGAGAAGAGCCTCAAGGCGTACGCCTGGTACCTCTGGTACTGA
- a CDS encoding cytochrome P450, with the protein MPSSPSLTQRRRVEFAPRIRSLLDDHLGEKVFRLDPGTVGVGCAGLIEQVMATRPANDFERPTFKPLLGRAIPRTEASALMRAVGQDVRAALAEPTDLSTDLSGTWPRMAHTYLRDTVFGRDPRRLKVLVDRRLEWTPKLTWTVIGVGAALPGRGGALARTSRLGACTAEAATYAERRHAMGMYRRAAAPVCFTVAALVANALWLGAPFPPGTPNRHIIHESLRLLPVSWNVLRVASPEFTALDERIGADDDVLMLPLLSHRDPALWDDPHVFRPERWHDLDPDTAPGYLPFGHASERCWGRHMVLPLAERLLDIARHNGLAPDPRQTAARVPLAGLMGVVDVRMLSR; encoded by the coding sequence ATGCCGTCGTCGCCCTCTCTCACCCAGCGTCGCAGGGTCGAATTCGCCCCGCGAATCCGTTCCCTGCTGGACGATCACCTCGGGGAAAAGGTGTTCCGACTCGATCCCGGCACGGTGGGCGTCGGTTGCGCCGGACTCATCGAGCAGGTCATGGCGACCCGGCCGGCGAACGACTTCGAACGGCCCACCTTCAAGCCCCTGCTCGGCCGGGCGATCCCGCGGACCGAGGCCTCGGCCTTGATGCGGGCCGTGGGCCAGGACGTACGTGCGGCGCTCGCCGAACCCACCGATCTGTCCACCGACCTCTCCGGGACCTGGCCGCGGATGGCGCACACCTATCTGCGGGACACCGTCTTCGGGCGTGACCCGCGCCGGCTCAAGGTGCTCGTCGACCGGCGGCTGGAGTGGACGCCCAAGCTGACCTGGACAGTCATCGGCGTGGGGGCCGCATTGCCGGGGCGCGGCGGGGCGCTCGCGCGGACCTCGCGGCTCGGCGCGTGCACGGCCGAGGCTGCGACATACGCAGAACGGCGGCACGCCATGGGCATGTACCGCCGGGCCGCGGCTCCGGTGTGTTTCACGGTCGCGGCGCTGGTCGCGAACGCGCTGTGGCTCGGGGCTCCCTTCCCTCCCGGCACGCCGAACCGGCACATCATCCACGAGTCGCTGCGGCTGTTGCCGGTGTCCTGGAACGTGTTGCGGGTCGCCTCCCCCGAGTTCACCGCCCTCGACGAGCGCATCGGCGCCGACGACGACGTCCTGATGCTGCCGCTGCTGTCCCACCGGGACCCCGCGCTGTGGGACGACCCCCATGTCTTCCGCCCCGAGCGGTGGCACGACCTCGACCCGGACACCGCTCCCGGATACCTCCCCTTCGGGCATGCGAGCGAACGCTGCTGGGGGCGCCACATGGTGCTGCCGCTGGCCGAGCGGCTGCTCGACATCGCCCGGCACAACGGACTCGCACCCGACCCCCGGCAGACGGCGGCCAGGGTTCCGCTGGCCGGCCTGATGGGTGTGGTCGACGTCCGCATGCTCTCCAGGTAG
- a CDS encoding M4 family metallopeptidase, translating to MPRRHRPTLRRRRATALALTTIGTLLALGAPTGTAGAAPADPGPSRITATPRAGAAATPLSPARRASLIKSAQTTSGTTARQLALGAQEKLVVKDVIQDADGTTHTRYERTYAGLPVLGGDLVVHHKSGRTTVSKASGATLTVPSLTPKLSAANATGKALAAAKSAEVKGSATANAPRLVVWAGAGKPVLAWETVVGGVQQDGTPSELQVVTDAATGKQLLAAEQVETGTGTGQYTGTVPLGTTLSGSRYQLTDGGRAGHKTYDLNQGTSGTGTLFTDDNDVWGDGTPSNRQTAGVDVAFGAAATWDYYKDVYGRNGIRNDGVAAYSRAHYGSSYVNAFWQDSCFCMTYGDGSGNTHPLTALDVAAHEMSHGVTAATANLTYSGESGGLNEATSDIFAAAVEFHSNLAADPGDYLVGEKIDINGDGTPLRYMDKPSKDGDSADNWSSSLGGLDVHYSSGPANHFFYLLSEGSGAKTVNGVAYDSPTYDGQAVTGIGIENAAAIWYRALTTYMTSSTNYASARTATLSAAADLFGAYSPTYLAVADAWAAINVGSRIALGVNVAPIADQVSGVGQAVSLQVDAYTTNTGAGLTYEATGLPDGLSISPSGLISGTPTTLGSSDVTLKVTDSTGASVSDTFTWRIAYIYANATRVDIPDNGAAVESPVTIAGRDGNASATTSVYVNIVHTYRGDLTVDLVGPNGTVYSLLNRSGGSADNVDQTFTVDASAQPVNGTWKLRVQDRASIDTGYIQRWQLTP from the coding sequence TTGCCCCGGCGACACCGCCCCACCCTCCGGCGCAGACGCGCCACCGCCCTCGCGTTGACGACCATCGGGACCCTGCTGGCCCTGGGCGCCCCCACCGGCACCGCCGGTGCGGCTCCGGCCGACCCGGGCCCGTCCAGGATCACCGCCACGCCCCGCGCGGGCGCCGCCGCGACACCCCTGTCACCGGCCCGCCGCGCCTCGCTGATCAAGAGCGCGCAGACCACGTCCGGCACCACGGCCCGGCAGCTCGCCCTCGGCGCCCAAGAGAAGCTCGTCGTGAAGGACGTCATCCAGGACGCCGACGGCACCACCCACACCCGCTACGAGCGCACCTACGCCGGACTGCCCGTCCTCGGCGGCGACCTGGTCGTCCACCACAAGAGCGGCCGCACCACCGTCTCCAAGGCGAGCGGGGCGACCCTCACCGTGCCCTCCCTCACCCCGAAGCTCTCCGCCGCGAACGCCACCGGCAAGGCCCTCGCGGCCGCCAAGAGCGCCGAGGTCAAGGGCTCCGCGACCGCGAACGCGCCCCGCCTCGTCGTCTGGGCCGGCGCCGGCAAGCCCGTCCTGGCCTGGGAGACGGTCGTCGGGGGCGTCCAGCAGGACGGCACACCGAGCGAACTCCAGGTGGTCACCGACGCGGCCACCGGCAAGCAGCTCCTCGCCGCCGAGCAGGTGGAGACCGGCACCGGCACCGGCCAGTACACCGGCACGGTCCCGCTCGGCACGACCCTGTCGGGATCGAGGTACCAGCTCACCGACGGCGGCCGCGCCGGACACAAGACGTACGACCTCAACCAGGGCACCTCCGGCACCGGCACCCTCTTCACCGACGACAACGATGTCTGGGGCGACGGCACACCGTCCAACCGCCAGACCGCCGGTGTCGACGTGGCCTTCGGCGCCGCGGCCACCTGGGACTACTACAAGGACGTGTACGGCCGCAACGGCATCCGCAACGACGGCGTCGCCGCCTACAGCCGCGCCCACTACGGCAGCAGCTACGTCAACGCCTTCTGGCAGGACAGCTGCTTCTGCATGACCTACGGCGACGGCTCAGGCAACACGCACCCGCTGACCGCCCTCGACGTGGCCGCCCACGAGATGAGCCACGGCGTCACCGCCGCCACCGCCAACCTGACCTACTCGGGCGAGTCCGGCGGTCTGAACGAGGCGACCTCGGACATCTTCGCCGCCGCCGTCGAGTTCCACTCGAACCTCGCCGCCGACCCCGGCGACTACCTCGTCGGCGAGAAGATCGACATCAACGGCGACGGCACCCCGCTGCGCTACATGGACAAGCCCTCCAAGGACGGTGACTCCGCCGACAACTGGAGTTCGAGCCTGGGCGGCCTCGACGTCCACTACTCCTCGGGTCCCGCGAACCACTTCTTCTACCTGCTCTCCGAGGGCAGCGGCGCCAAGACCGTCAACGGCGTCGCCTACGACAGCCCGACCTACGACGGCCAGGCCGTCACCGGCATCGGCATCGAGAACGCCGCCGCCATCTGGTACCGGGCGCTGACGACATACATGACCTCGTCGACCAACTACGCGAGCGCCCGCACCGCCACCCTGTCGGCCGCGGCCGACCTCTTCGGCGCCTACAGCCCCACCTACCTCGCCGTCGCCGACGCCTGGGCCGCCATCAACGTCGGCAGCCGCATAGCCCTCGGTGTCAACGTCGCCCCGATCGCCGACCAGGTCAGCGGTGTCGGCCAGGCCGTCAGCCTGCAGGTGGACGCCTACACCACCAACACCGGCGCCGGCCTCACCTACGAGGCGACCGGGCTGCCCGACGGTCTGAGCATCAGCCCGAGCGGACTGATCTCCGGCACGCCGACCACCCTCGGCAGCAGCGACGTGACCCTCAAGGTCACCGACAGCACCGGCGCGTCCGTCTCGGACACCTTCACCTGGCGGATCGCCTACATCTACGCCAACGCCACCCGCGTCGACATCCCGGACAACGGCGCCGCCGTGGAGTCGCCGGTCACCATCGCGGGCCGCGACGGCAACGCCTCCGCCACCACCTCGGTCTACGTCAACATCGTGCACACCTACCGCGGTGACCTGACCGTCGACCTCGTCGGGCCCAACGGCACCGTCTACTCCCTGCTCAACCGCAGCGGCGGCTCCGCCGACAACGTCGACCAGACCTTCACGGTCGACGCCTCCGCCCAACCCGTCAACGGCACCTGGAAGCTGCGCGTCCAGGACCGTGCGTCCATCGACACGGGCTACATCCAGCGCTGGCAGCTCACTCCCTGA
- a CDS encoding flavodoxin family protein produces MATLLIVHHTPSPNCQALFEAVVSGAKAPEIEGVRVERRAALAATASDVLAADAYLLGTPANLGYMAGALKHFFDQVYYPCLDTTRGRPFGYYVHGGNDVTGAVRGIEAITTGLGWRRAAEPVTVTGEPGKSDLAAAWELGATVAAGLLD; encoded by the coding sequence GTGGCCACCTTGCTGATCGTCCATCACACCCCCTCGCCCAACTGCCAGGCGCTCTTCGAAGCGGTCGTCTCGGGCGCGAAGGCTCCCGAGATCGAGGGCGTCCGCGTCGAACGGCGGGCGGCCCTCGCCGCGACCGCCTCCGACGTCCTGGCCGCCGACGCCTACCTGCTGGGCACCCCGGCCAACCTCGGCTACATGGCGGGCGCGCTCAAGCATTTCTTCGACCAGGTGTACTACCCGTGCCTCGACACGACCCGCGGCCGGCCCTTCGGCTACTACGTGCACGGGGGCAACGACGTCACCGGCGCGGTACGCGGCATCGAGGCCATCACCACGGGCCTGGGCTGGCGTCGCGCGGCCGAGCCGGTCACGGTCACCGGGGAACCGGGCAAGTCGGACCTGGCGGCCGCCTGGGAACTGGGGGCGACGGTGGCGGCCGGCCTGCTGGACTGA
- a CDS encoding DUF2264 domain-containing protein: protein MTEVRKIGRRGFVAVTGPALTGGAPARAAEAGRDVGVRRSPDAVAFTHVTQPYSGPASPYWASKAFLGLLLPADHPVWTAREEAGPVDTADRRLALPAPGWLLHSTAADGIVRLVNYGADRLPPRPPRPTTARTTRASPTPPPPRPRPHPPANHQDPTTASLC from the coding sequence ATGACCGAGGTGCGGAAGATCGGACGCCGGGGGTTCGTCGCCGTGACAGGTCCGGCGCTGACGGGCGGGGCGCCGGCACGGGCGGCCGAGGCGGGGCGGGACGTCGGGGTGCGCCGCTCGCCGGACGCGGTGGCCTTCACGCACGTCACCCAGCCGTACTCGGGACCGGCGTCCCCGTACTGGGCGAGCAAGGCCTTCCTCGGTCTGCTCCTGCCCGCCGACCACCCCGTGTGGACGGCACGCGAGGAAGCGGGGCCCGTCGACACCGCCGACCGGCGCCTGGCCCTGCCCGCCCCGGGATGGCTGCTGCACTCCACGGCCGCCGATGGAATCGTCCGCCTCGTCAACTACGGCGCCGACCGGCTTCCCCCCCGCCCGCCGCGTCCGACGACAGCCCGCACTACACGGGCTTCGCCTACTCCTCCGCCACCGCGCCCCAGACCCCACCCCCCGGCGAACCACCAGGACCCGACAACCGCATCGCTCTGCTGA
- a CDS encoding LacI family DNA-binding transcriptional regulator gives MTRGTGRGGSSAAPRSVDVARLAGVSQKTVSRVFNDEQYVSADVRRRVLEAAETLGYRRNNAARALASGRTRSIGVVTLGTALYGPATLLMGVERAVRDTGYALRVVNTVEGDPAGIAGAVDSLLDQGVDGIVISEPIDEQTDDGQVTLRVDVPVLVLGAPSPVEAPMVLTAGDGADQMARAATEHLLALGHMTVHHLAGPQRWYAARDRLEGWRRTLTAHGRDVPQVVEGDWSAASGYAAGRALAADGDVTAVFAANDDMAIGLIRALTEAGRRVPEDVSVVGFDDIPVAAYVSPPLTTVPQPFDAVAQEGLKRLLHAIENPDAEPLPASDPPVDLVVRTSTAPPAHRTTPARGRRPASRSRRGTSSEPLPNGGSSTGH, from the coding sequence ATGACGCGAGGAACAGGGCGGGGCGGGAGTTCCGCCGCGCCGCGCAGCGTGGACGTGGCCCGCCTGGCCGGCGTCTCCCAGAAGACGGTCTCGCGGGTTTTCAACGACGAGCAGTACGTCTCCGCCGATGTGCGCCGACGCGTCCTGGAAGCCGCGGAAACACTTGGCTACCGGCGCAACAACGCCGCCCGTGCCCTGGCGTCGGGGCGCACCCGCTCCATCGGCGTGGTGACGCTGGGCACGGCCCTGTACGGCCCCGCCACCCTGCTCATGGGCGTCGAGCGGGCCGTCCGGGACACCGGATACGCACTCCGTGTGGTCAACACGGTGGAGGGCGACCCCGCGGGCATCGCGGGAGCCGTGGACTCGCTCCTCGACCAGGGCGTGGACGGCATCGTCATCTCCGAGCCGATCGACGAGCAGACGGACGACGGTCAGGTCACCCTCCGCGTCGACGTGCCCGTCCTCGTCCTCGGCGCGCCGTCCCCCGTCGAGGCACCCATGGTGCTGACCGCGGGCGACGGAGCCGACCAGATGGCCCGCGCCGCCACCGAACACCTGCTGGCCCTCGGCCATATGACGGTCCATCACCTCGCCGGACCACAGCGCTGGTATGCCGCCCGGGACCGGCTGGAAGGCTGGCGGAGGACGCTGACCGCCCATGGCAGGGACGTACCGCAGGTCGTCGAGGGCGACTGGTCGGCCGCGTCCGGTTACGCGGCGGGACGCGCACTGGCCGCGGACGGCGACGTCACCGCGGTGTTCGCCGCCAACGACGACATGGCGATCGGTCTGATCCGCGCGCTGACGGAGGCCGGGCGGCGGGTGCCGGAGGACGTCAGCGTGGTCGGATTCGACGACATTCCGGTCGCCGCCTATGTGTCTCCTCCGCTGACCACGGTGCCTCAGCCCTTCGACGCCGTGGCGCAGGAGGGACTCAAGCGTCTGCTGCACGCCATCGAGAACCCGGACGCCGAGCCCTTGCCGGCGAGCGACCCACCGGTCGACCTCGTCGTCCGCACCTCGACCGCGCCTCCCGCGCACCGGACGACCCCGGCGCGCGGACGGCGTCCCGCCTCCCGGTCGCGCAGAGGCACGTCCAGCGAGCCGCTACCGAACGGAGGATCCTCCACCGGGCACTGA